Proteins encoded by one window of Candidatus Nitrosocosmicus hydrocola:
- a CDS encoding dienelactone hydrolase family protein produces MKQSNKISFLILIVLSISLMMIMMSYAPIVQAQGTTGLSAMTMVSFDNSDSSSPTTSSITDHPIENKTVSYFDNSTGYLVYPSLNQSDGTEKLPAVVLIHENKGLNDFIKESANLLARNGYVVLAADLFNGEVTADQDRSRELTAAIRENPDIATNNLKAAVAYLQSLDNVNPSEIASLGWCFGGQQSLQLALNSKDNPLAATVIYYGRLSNDTQAISNISWPILGIFGDKDQSIPVDSVNQFQKILNETGIENEIYVYPNVGHAFANPSNDNYAANETADAWKKTLGFLDRYLKS; encoded by the coding sequence ATGAAACAATCCAACAAGATTTCATTTTTAATTTTAATCGTACTGTCAATTAGCTTGATGATGATAATGATGTCTTATGCTCCTATAGTCCAAGCCCAAGGAACTACAGGTTTATCAGCAATGACTATGGTAAGCTTTGATAACAGCGATTCATCTTCTCCAACTACTTCATCTATTACTGACCACCCAATTGAAAATAAGACTGTTAGTTATTTTGATAACTCTACAGGGTATTTGGTTTATCCTTCCCTAAATCAATCAGATGGAACAGAGAAGCTACCTGCAGTGGTATTAATTCATGAAAACAAGGGGTTAAATGATTTCATAAAAGAGTCTGCTAACTTACTTGCTCGTAATGGATATGTCGTTTTGGCTGCAGACCTCTTTAATGGTGAGGTTACCGCAGACCAAGATCGATCACGTGAGCTAACTGCTGCAATTAGAGAAAATCCTGACATTGCTACCAATAATTTGAAAGCTGCAGTTGCTTACTTGCAATCCCTTGACAACGTTAATCCTTCTGAAATAGCATCTTTGGGCTGGTGTTTTGGCGGGCAGCAATCACTACAGTTGGCTCTAAATAGCAAAGACAATCCGCTTGCGGCTACTGTGATATACTATGGTAGACTATCAAATGATACACAAGCCATCTCAAATATATCATGGCCTATCCTAGGAATATTTGGAGATAAAGACCAATCAATCCCTGTAGATTCTGTCAATCAATTTCAAAAAATACTAAATGAAACCGGAATAGAAAATGAAATTTATGTTTATCCAAACGTTGGACACGCCTTTGCAAATCCATCAAACGATAATTATGCCGCCAATGAAACTGCAGATGCATGGAAAAAGACTTTGGGCTTTTTGGACAGATATTTAAAATCGTAG
- a CDS encoding SRPBCC domain-containing protein, protein MKEIRTEIEIRASAEKVWDLLTDFKNFEQWNPFIRKIEGTPALGTEIKIHLHTSGGKSRTYQPKITKLEPLKELRWFGKSTIPGVFNGERIFVLEPIEGNQIRFIHKEIFTGLLVHLVGNRLDKDMYSSFISMNEALKKTAEK, encoded by the coding sequence TTGAAAGAAATTCGTACTGAAATTGAGATTAGAGCATCAGCTGAAAAGGTATGGGATTTGCTCACTGATTTTAAGAATTTTGAACAATGGAACCCTTTTATTCGTAAAATAGAAGGAACTCCGGCTCTTGGAACAGAAATCAAAATACACCTGCATACTTCGGGCGGTAAAAGTAGAACTTATCAACCCAAGATTACAAAGTTGGAACCTCTTAAGGAACTTCGATGGTTTGGAAAATCAACCATTCCGGGAGTATTTAATGGAGAGAGGATCTTTGTTTTGGAACCAATTGAAGGTAATCAAATCCGGTTCATTCATAAAGAGATATTTACGGGACTCTTGGTTCACTTGGTGGGAAACCGTTTGGATAAGGATATGTATAGCAGTTTTATTTCTATGAATGAGGCATTAAAAAAAACTGCAGAAAAATAG
- a CDS encoding MBL fold metallo-hydrolase translates to MGLSHIDSLAITLLTDNYTDRLLPTLYPANRPPLVRDEQFLPSPPPIAEHGFSSLIKATCIIDKNKEKATTTTDTKKENIVLFDCGTSENGVLHNADILRINLNSIQYIVLSHGHFDHFTGLMSIIKRLNKPMKMICHPDAFLKRWIVFPNGRDKARLPSLSSEKLRNQKVNLFLKKGPSLLLENQIIDYQGISADDESTSPVPKLLITGQIPRHTTFEKGFPLQYKEDPTNGNLTPDPLVNDDQAIVANIRDKGLVIISGCAHAGIINTVNYAKALTGVDKIFAIVGGFHLTGGGIYEDAIEPTIKELKKIDPYYLVPCHCTGWKATNRIIQELPEKFLQPSICTTFTFDANN, encoded by the coding sequence ATGGGGTTATCTCACATAGATAGTCTAGCGATAACATTATTAACAGATAATTATACAGACAGATTGTTACCAACATTATACCCAGCAAATCGCCCTCCATTGGTAAGAGATGAACAGTTTCTTCCTTCGCCCCCACCTATTGCAGAGCATGGTTTTTCAAGTTTGATCAAAGCCACATGTATAATTGATAAGAATAAAGAAAAAGCCACCACCACTACTGATACTAAGAAGGAAAACATTGTTCTTTTTGATTGCGGAACCAGCGAAAATGGGGTCTTACACAACGCAGACATTTTAAGGATAAACCTTAACTCAATTCAATATATAGTGTTAAGTCATGGACATTTTGATCACTTTACTGGCCTCATGTCCATAATTAAACGACTAAACAAACCTATGAAAATGATATGTCATCCTGATGCATTTTTGAAAAGATGGATAGTATTTCCTAATGGGAGAGATAAAGCAAGATTGCCGTCCCTAAGTAGTGAGAAATTACGAAATCAAAAAGTAAATCTATTTTTGAAAAAAGGTCCCAGTCTTTTGTTGGAGAACCAGATAATAGATTATCAGGGAATATCAGCTGATGATGAAAGTACCAGTCCGGTACCAAAGTTACTAATTACAGGTCAGATTCCCCGGCACACCACGTTTGAAAAAGGATTCCCTTTGCAATATAAAGAGGATCCTACAAATGGCAACCTTACTCCTGATCCATTGGTAAATGATGATCAAGCCATTGTTGCTAATATTAGAGACAAAGGTTTAGTAATAATTAGCGGATGTGCACATGCTGGAATTATCAATACAGTCAATTATGCCAAAGCACTCACCGGAGTTGACAAGATATTTGCAATTGTAGGTGGTTTTCATTTGACAGGAGGAGGAATCTACGAAGACGCCATAGAACCCACAATAAAAGAATTGAAAAAAATTGACCCATATTATCTAGTCCCCTGTCATTGTACAGGATGGAAGGCAACAAATCGAATAATTCAAGAACTACCTGAAAAATTTCTTCAACCATCTATTTGTACAACATTTACATTTGATGCAAACAATTAA
- a CDS encoding DNA-formamidopyrimidine glycosylase family protein, which produces MSEGPEVRIVADKIAAALLSNEIRIENILHNKIGDEFKSKIIGSSVENVRTFGKNIVIKFSSNVYLRNHMMMWGKWRIYEREKYDNGSARPPLRRPTRQNHSLIHEKIKRESKNNNQIEKSKVTDVRKDSRVRLTIITVDKVLIQFNGPILEYSLVDPSTTPPISLLGPDALANNFDKTQVISNLVSASKKDQNLLISKALLDQQIVSGIGNKYKSEILFLCKVHPFKKVTSLSNSELDELVSNISKILNIGYKNNGRTRTAAVSSNHDKITWDTTHWVFRRSGKDCWKCGAKILSEKKTTLRSTFWCPICQGNGV; this is translated from the coding sequence ATGTCTGAGGGTCCTGAGGTTAGAATAGTTGCAGACAAAATAGCTGCTGCTTTATTATCAAACGAAATAAGAATTGAGAACATCTTACACAATAAGATTGGCGATGAATTTAAGAGTAAAATAATAGGATCATCAGTGGAAAATGTCAGAACATTTGGAAAGAATATTGTCATAAAATTTTCATCAAATGTTTATTTGAGAAACCACATGATGATGTGGGGCAAGTGGAGAATCTATGAACGAGAAAAATATGATAATGGGAGTGCCAGACCACCTCTACGAAGACCAACACGACAAAATCATTCTCTCATACACGAGAAAATAAAAAGGGAATCAAAAAACAACAACCAGATTGAGAAGAGCAAAGTAACAGACGTTAGAAAGGATTCCAGAGTAAGGTTAACTATTATCACTGTTGATAAGGTTCTGATTCAATTCAATGGTCCCATATTAGAATATTCGTTGGTTGATCCCTCAACTACTCCGCCCATCTCATTATTAGGTCCAGACGCCCTAGCAAATAATTTCGACAAAACTCAGGTAATATCAAATTTAGTATCAGCATCTAAGAAGGATCAAAACTTGCTAATTTCTAAGGCTCTTTTGGATCAACAAATAGTATCTGGAATAGGAAACAAATACAAATCAGAGATTTTGTTTTTGTGCAAAGTTCATCCATTCAAGAAGGTGACTTCTCTATCTAACTCTGAGTTAGATGAACTTGTATCGAATATTTCAAAAATTCTCAACATTGGTTATAAGAACAACGGTAGAACTCGAACTGCGGCTGTCTCTTCAAATCACGACAAGATAACTTGGGATACGACACATTGGGTTTTTAGAAGATCTGGCAAAGATTGCTGGAAATGTGGAGCAAAGATCCTATCAGAGAAAAAAACAACATTAAGGTCAACCTTTTGGTGTCCAATATGCCAAGGCAATGGAGTATAG
- a CDS encoding Rieske (2Fe-2S) protein, whose translation MLILNCTQNSKIQVFDIHIVDSMTWIKVCDLTSLDNNNIISFDHDNKEIMVLKAGDSIYATDRICTHAYADLSGGILNEGEKTLTCPLHLSAFDLNNGIPQNPPAETPLSTYKTKVENTDVLVLFD comes from the coding sequence ATGTTAATTCTAAATTGTACTCAAAACAGCAAAATACAAGTTTTTGATATACATATAGTTGATAGTATGACTTGGATAAAAGTATGTGACCTAACCTCGTTAGATAACAACAATATAATCTCATTTGACCATGATAATAAGGAAATTATGGTCCTCAAAGCAGGTGATAGTATTTACGCAACCGATAGAATATGCACTCATGCATATGCAGATTTATCTGGTGGGATTTTAAATGAAGGCGAAAAAACCCTCACATGTCCCTTGCACTTGTCGGCATTTGATTTAAACAATGGAATACCTCAGAACCCCCCGGCAGAGACTCCGTTGAGTACTTACAAGACTAAAGTTGAGAATACCGATGTTTTGGTTTTGTTTGACTAG
- a CDS encoding ATP-dependent DNA ligase — translation MIENFKHTSSFSNFTETCELIRNTSSKNKKVDIISNYLSTLDEESLYKAVLFLSGRIFSRGSPHILNIGFRTIMQSLFEISDLNHEDVGKVHLEHGDLGNIAEYALSKKQRTVTLFSFAKDQLDSLALNDIYLQFRKIANLSGPNSNSEKKNILKGLLIRCAPLEAKYLIKIITNEMRIGSYEGLVEIAIARAFRKDVESVREALLVSGDIANVALLSKNDKLQSVTLKPFVPMSFMLADVMFTGDEIVEYFSKTLYCEFKYDGIRLQLHRFGDNCKLFSRNLSDISYAFPELVGSALKICKKETKNDAGEVTAINFILDGELIGYKDNRPLPFQELQKRLRKKVMTNEILNEIPIKYIVYDVMFYDDKSVIRDSLITRKKILARLLLKDKNIIIAKSTFVKTGEEINLNFKKSKNEGHEGLVIKDPESRYHPGKRGKYWIKLKEELDTIDAVVVIAEYGHGKRAGTLSDYTLAIKDFKPTTKGDNDHTLESKINNDPSSFLRIIGKAYSGLSNSEIDFMTNKLKSLVVKDEGSRIMVKPEIVLEVSFDTIQKSDRHDSGYALRFPRIKNIRYDKGINDIDNLEKVQNIYLNQFHIKNKTKQ, via the coding sequence ATGATTGAGAACTTTAAACATACATCTAGCTTCTCTAACTTTACAGAGACCTGTGAATTAATACGAAATACGTCAAGCAAAAACAAGAAGGTCGACATAATTTCAAATTATCTTTCAACCTTGGATGAGGAGTCTCTGTACAAGGCAGTTTTGTTTTTGTCTGGGAGAATATTTTCTCGCGGTTCTCCACACATTCTGAATATAGGCTTTAGAACGATAATGCAATCTTTGTTTGAAATCTCTGATCTAAATCATGAAGATGTTGGAAAAGTACATCTAGAACATGGTGATCTGGGCAATATTGCAGAATATGCTCTTTCCAAAAAACAAAGAACAGTGACACTTTTCAGCTTTGCCAAAGACCAATTAGATAGTCTTGCTTTAAACGATATATACTTGCAATTTAGAAAAATTGCAAACCTCAGCGGACCTAATTCTAACAGTGAAAAGAAAAACATTCTCAAAGGGTTACTAATTAGATGCGCTCCATTAGAAGCAAAATATTTGATAAAAATTATTACCAACGAAATGAGGATAGGATCGTACGAAGGGCTGGTAGAAATAGCAATTGCCAGGGCATTTCGTAAAGATGTTGAAAGTGTAAGAGAAGCATTGCTAGTTTCAGGAGATATTGCCAACGTGGCATTGTTATCAAAAAACGACAAATTACAATCAGTAACATTAAAGCCATTTGTGCCGATGAGTTTTATGCTAGCAGATGTTATGTTTACGGGGGATGAAATAGTTGAATATTTTAGCAAAACTCTTTATTGCGAATTCAAATACGATGGCATAAGGTTGCAGCTGCATCGATTTGGGGACAACTGTAAACTTTTTTCTAGAAACCTTAGTGATATATCATATGCCTTTCCAGAGCTGGTAGGATCTGCATTAAAGATATGCAAAAAGGAAACAAAGAATGATGCGGGGGAGGTTACTGCCATTAATTTTATCTTAGATGGTGAATTAATAGGATATAAGGACAATAGACCTTTGCCATTTCAAGAACTACAAAAGCGATTGAGAAAGAAAGTGATGACCAATGAAATATTGAACGAAATTCCTATAAAATATATCGTTTACGATGTCATGTTTTATGATGACAAGTCTGTAATAAGAGATAGTCTTATTACTAGGAAAAAAATACTTGCTCGTTTGCTTTTGAAGGATAAAAATATAATTATTGCAAAGAGTACTTTTGTAAAGACCGGTGAGGAAATAAATCTAAATTTTAAAAAAAGTAAAAATGAAGGACATGAAGGGCTTGTGATAAAGGATCCTGAATCAAGATACCATCCTGGAAAACGAGGTAAATACTGGATAAAACTGAAAGAGGAGTTAGATACAATCGACGCCGTAGTGGTTATTGCTGAATATGGACATGGAAAAAGAGCAGGAACACTTTCTGATTATACCCTTGCTATAAAAGATTTCAAACCAACAACAAAAGGAGATAATGACCATACTTTAGAATCAAAAATTAACAATGACCCGTCTAGTTTTTTGAGAATTATAGGAAAAGCTTATTCGGGTCTTTCAAACAGCGAGATCGATTTTATGACTAACAAGCTAAAATCCCTGGTAGTGAAAGATGAGGGTAGTAGAATCATGGTAAAACCGGAAATTGTATTGGAAGTATCCTTTGATACCATACAAAAAAGTGACCGTCATGATAGTGGATATGCTTTGCGTTTTCCGAGGATAAAAAATATTAGATATGATAAAGGTATAAATGATATTGATAACTTAGAGAAAGTTCAGAATATTTATCTTAATCAATTTCATATAAAAAATAAAACAAAGCAATAA
- a CDS encoding glucose 1-dehydrogenase: MSSKKVAVITGSSKGIGKAIALTFARSKEYSAIVINARKLEEAEQVVEEINNTTECDSAAIVGDVSQETDCIRLIEETVTRYRRIDVLVNNAGIQKDIPLTETTLQDWYNIISVDLTGPFVCSREAVKQMKTQNDPAGGCIINISSVHQIIPKPHYVPYATSKGGIDMMTKTMALELAADKIRVNIVAPGAIDTDMNMSLRTDTLELEETLKKIPIGRIGKAQEVADVVDFLASSKASYITGSTFVIDGGMTLYPSFGLDHSHDSNHIFPKDSSK; the protein is encoded by the coding sequence TTGTCAAGCAAGAAAGTAGCCGTCATAACAGGTTCTAGCAAAGGTATCGGAAAGGCAATCGCCCTCACATTCGCAAGATCAAAAGAGTATTCAGCTATTGTCATAAATGCAAGAAAACTTGAAGAGGCAGAGCAAGTAGTAGAAGAGATTAATAACACTACTGAGTGTGATTCAGCAGCTATAGTTGGAGATGTCTCGCAAGAAACTGATTGCATTAGGTTGATTGAAGAAACAGTAACCAGATATCGCAGAATCGATGTGCTGGTTAATAACGCAGGTATACAAAAAGATATACCGTTGACGGAGACAACCCTACAAGACTGGTATAACATAATTTCAGTAGATCTTACGGGTCCCTTCGTATGTAGTAGAGAAGCTGTTAAACAAATGAAGACCCAAAATGACCCTGCTGGAGGATGTATTATCAATATCTCTTCAGTTCATCAAATTATTCCCAAACCACATTATGTACCATATGCAACCTCGAAAGGAGGAATTGACATGATGACTAAGACTATGGCTCTAGAATTAGCTGCAGATAAGATAAGGGTAAATATCGTAGCACCAGGTGCAATCGATACGGATATGAATATGAGTCTGCGTACAGATACACTTGAACTTGAAGAGACTTTGAAAAAAATACCAATTGGTAGAATAGGAAAGGCACAAGAGGTAGCAGACGTGGTAGATTTTCTAGCATCATCAAAAGCATCATACATTACGGGAAGCACATTTGTTATAGACGGTGGAATGACACTTTATCCTTCATTCGGACTCGACCATAGTCATGATTCAAATCACATTTTTCCTAAAGATTCAAGCAAGTAG
- a CDS encoding MarR family transcriptional regulator, which yields MSSGRDFNESPKHFMVLDAIARGMKKVDSIAKVTKLSKDEVELIVNDLRTQKLINVNEKRGFFGNKKIELYISDTGSRILETKKEELAYKSQRLQQLYQSGDRGQMQSYMDDNRMWMPMMLFSGLMSMVMFAGMMSFMGMAMNPGESAQTEGQVDESGGSGAEDTGAASDSGASDTGDTGGFSDMGAGGGMDTGGFDSF from the coding sequence GTGTCGTCAGGAAGAGATTTTAATGAAAGTCCAAAACACTTTATGGTGTTAGATGCAATCGCAAGGGGTATGAAGAAGGTAGACAGTATTGCTAAAGTTACCAAGTTATCAAAAGATGAAGTAGAATTAATTGTTAATGATTTAAGAACTCAAAAATTAATAAATGTCAACGAAAAGAGAGGATTTTTTGGCAACAAGAAAATTGAGTTGTATATATCAGACACTGGATCCAGAATATTAGAAACCAAAAAGGAAGAACTAGCGTATAAATCACAACGGCTTCAACAGCTTTATCAAAGCGGAGATAGGGGACAAATGCAAAGTTACATGGATGACAACAGAATGTGGATGCCCATGATGTTGTTTTCAGGGTTAATGAGCATGGTAATGTTTGCAGGCATGATGTCTTTTATGGGAATGGCAATGAACCCAGGCGAAAGCGCTCAAACTGAAGGACAAGTAGACGAATCAGGAGGATCAGGAGCTGAAGATACAGGAGCGGCATCAGATTCAGGTGCATCAGACACTGGTGATACAGGTGGTTTTAGCGATATGGGTGCTGGTGGTGGAATGGATACGGGAGGATTTGACTCATTTTAA
- a CDS encoding cyclic nucleotide-binding/CBS domain-containing protein, whose amino-acid sequence MTKKLETIGSSSSAHDVAIKMRDKQVSSILVMDERYGIPLGIVTERDLARKVCITDKNSTQVLASKVMSFPLIKVNADVSTLEAADLMLKNKVRHLLVVSTESTTQESNENDIIEDKDLLKPVGIITPMDFIRSNLVTPAGDLLKESQEDNDTERILEYYKNDSNFD is encoded by the coding sequence ATGACCAAAAAACTTGAAACGATTGGATCATCCTCATCTGCTCATGATGTGGCAATAAAGATGAGAGATAAACAAGTTAGTTCTATCTTAGTAATGGATGAAAGATATGGTATTCCCCTTGGAATTGTTACTGAAAGAGATCTAGCAAGAAAAGTATGCATTACAGATAAGAACAGTACTCAAGTACTGGCCAGCAAAGTAATGTCATTTCCCCTTATCAAAGTTAATGCAGATGTGTCTACTTTAGAAGCAGCAGATTTGATGTTAAAAAATAAGGTTAGACACCTGCTTGTTGTTTCTACTGAATCTACAACTCAAGAATCAAACGAGAACGATATAATTGAGGACAAAGATTTGTTAAAACCAGTTGGGATAATAACTCCCATGGATTTCATTAGATCTAATTTGGTGACACCTGCTGGAGATTTGCTTAAAGAAAGTCAAGAGGACAACGACACTGAACGGATTTTAGAGTATTATAAAAATGACTCTAATTTTGATTAG
- a CDS encoding MGH1-like glycoside hydrolase domain-containing protein encodes MTDLKKLLQKCEDVLDKNWNGSFTIPAATLYPHQWSWDAAFIALGNSYGKTDRAIQEIQFLFDAQWKNGMVPHIVFNEKEKTYFPAADFYEITRSPNAPTHIGTSGMTQPPVHAISCYYIHHNSTDKSKTKTFLQNILPKLVNFHRYLLTDRDPEESGLVTILHPWESGEDDSPIWDLPLSKVTFTESELPVFKRLDIVAVEGASETIPSDEEYNKFIYMIEIMKKYNYDEKIMYEKMPFKIKDLLFSSILYIANKYLLKIIDILERPIDNLEKNNQETKINHDLNEEEEETITEYSKFKKEIMQWLARTERNYYRYFLPPYYSKMGRDELSLFLDYDLIANDWIKSKTVSSLMPLSTGLLLQDEAETMVKWLRHSYHCGPGKYCHEPALPSTGLQAEYFSPLTYWRGPVWINMNWLFWLGLLEYGYKKEAEVIREGIFELVQRHGVREYYDPFTGKGLGGKDFSWTAALVIDMIQNPRNKE; translated from the coding sequence TTGACAGATCTAAAAAAACTATTGCAAAAGTGTGAAGATGTATTAGATAAAAATTGGAATGGATCATTCACAATACCTGCAGCTACGCTATACCCACATCAATGGAGCTGGGATGCAGCTTTTATCGCTTTAGGCAATTCTTATGGCAAGACAGACAGGGCTATTCAGGAAATCCAATTTCTGTTTGACGCACAATGGAAAAACGGAATGGTTCCACATATTGTATTTAACGAAAAAGAAAAAACTTATTTTCCTGCCGCAGATTTTTACGAAATAACCAGATCACCAAACGCACCTACACATATTGGTACCTCAGGAATGACCCAACCACCAGTACATGCAATTTCTTGTTATTACATACATCATAACTCTACAGACAAATCTAAAACAAAGACCTTTTTACAGAACATACTTCCCAAACTAGTGAACTTTCATAGGTATCTGTTGACTGACAGAGATCCTGAAGAGTCAGGCCTTGTTACCATTTTACACCCATGGGAGTCTGGTGAAGATGATTCGCCGATTTGGGATCTACCCCTGTCTAAGGTTACATTTACAGAATCAGAATTACCTGTATTCAAAAGACTAGATATCGTTGCCGTTGAAGGTGCATCTGAAACCATACCAAGTGATGAAGAATACAACAAATTCATTTACATGATTGAAATTATGAAAAAATACAATTATGATGAAAAAATAATGTATGAAAAAATGCCCTTTAAAATAAAAGACTTGTTGTTTAGTAGCATCTTGTACATAGCCAACAAGTATCTGCTAAAGATAATTGATATTTTGGAAAGGCCTATCGACAATCTGGAAAAGAATAATCAGGAAACCAAAATCAACCATGACCTAAATGAAGAAGAAGAAGAAACTATTACCGAATATAGCAAATTCAAAAAAGAAATTATGCAATGGTTAGCTAGAACAGAACGCAATTATTACCGATATTTCTTACCTCCGTATTATTCTAAGATGGGAAGAGATGAACTCAGTTTGTTTTTAGATTATGATTTGATAGCAAACGACTGGATAAAATCCAAGACAGTCTCGTCTCTCATGCCGTTATCAACAGGACTTCTTTTACAAGATGAAGCTGAAACAATGGTCAAATGGCTAAGACATTCTTATCACTGCGGACCAGGTAAGTATTGTCACGAGCCAGCACTTCCAAGTACTGGGCTACAAGCAGAATATTTTAGCCCTCTAACATATTGGCGAGGACCGGTTTGGATAAATATGAATTGGCTGTTTTGGCTAGGATTGTTGGAGTATGGATATAAAAAAGAGGCAGAAGTAATTAGAGAAGGGATATTTGAACTAGTTCAAAGACACGGTGTAAGAGAGTATTATGATCCGTTTACTGGTAAAGGGCTTGGTGGCAAAGATTTCTCGTGGACCGCAGCTCTGGTAATCGATATGATTCAGAATCCAAGAAACAAGGAATAG
- a CDS encoding SPFH domain-containing protein, which produces MSTSKNIENIFPSKTSTRKGTGFQIIIGVIILTSSIILYTVTFLEIIFYILLLISLILIISSFFIIINQYERAIILRVGVYRGQVKPGIHTRLPLIDNILVIDIREKVREFNAEKMLTKDNVPVTIDAILRYRIIEERSNDALLNVENFNEMIKQVSQTTLRNNIGSSNFQEILSKREEINHNIKSIISKEAENWGVMVTGVEIRQVIIPQELEAAMSMQAQAEREKQARVTYGDSEILVAQKFLDASKIYSNNPVAYALRQSNMLYETMKIHGNTIIMVPSETLNSMGFGNLGTTIAYLNSLESGISNNKKDKAKDNNSDSTAIK; this is translated from the coding sequence ATGTCCACATCAAAAAATATTGAAAATATTTTTCCTTCAAAAACATCAACTAGAAAGGGAACAGGATTTCAAATTATCATAGGAGTAATAATTCTCACATCTTCAATCATTCTATACACGGTGACATTTTTAGAAATAATTTTTTACATATTACTTTTAATTAGCTTGATTTTGATCATTTCTTCATTTTTTATCATTATCAATCAGTATGAACGAGCGATTATTTTGAGAGTCGGAGTATACAGAGGTCAAGTCAAGCCTGGAATACACACAAGGTTACCCTTAATAGATAACATTTTAGTTATCGATATTCGAGAAAAAGTGAGAGAATTTAATGCAGAAAAGATGCTTACAAAAGACAATGTACCAGTTACGATAGACGCAATATTGAGATACAGGATAATTGAGGAGAGATCTAACGACGCGTTGCTAAATGTTGAAAATTTTAATGAAATGATAAAACAAGTTTCGCAAACTACATTACGAAATAATATAGGGTCTTCTAATTTTCAAGAAATACTATCCAAGAGGGAGGAAATAAACCACAACATCAAATCCATAATTTCTAAGGAAGCAGAAAATTGGGGAGTAATGGTAACAGGCGTTGAAATAAGACAAGTGATTATACCTCAAGAATTAGAGGCTGCTATGTCCATGCAAGCGCAGGCAGAACGTGAAAAACAGGCCAGAGTAACATATGGCGATTCAGAAATACTGGTTGCCCAAAAGTTTCTAGACGCCTCAAAGATCTATTCAAATAACCCTGTTGCATATGCTCTCAGACAGTCCAATATGCTCTACGAGACAATGAAAATTCATGGAAATACGATAATTATGGTACCCTCTGAAACTCTTAACTCTATGGGTTTTGGAAATTTAGGAACGACTATTGCATACCTCAATAGCTTGGAAAGTGGAATAAGTAACAATAAGAAAGATAAAGCGAAAGATAATAATTCAGACTCAACTGCAATCAAGTGA
- a CDS encoding DsrE family protein, whose translation MTFLFLILAFGIWNYPFTSGSNFSISSVSNLFQPYYDQLQVFAQTVEMPDNNKTELVYHLSSDEPWRATIALLDSQTMLKMGYNVTLMLSIEGVQLGVKNPHQYLGLNPLTQNVSNFMDKGGNVIICEVCLKIAGYNNTDIIDGSIIGSPAIMANLLNKTTVVDY comes from the coding sequence TTGACATTTCTTTTTTTAATCTTGGCCTTTGGAATTTGGAATTATCCATTTACATCTGGAAGTAACTTTTCAATAAGTTCAGTAAGCAATTTATTCCAACCCTATTACGATCAATTACAAGTATTTGCTCAAACAGTAGAGATGCCTGATAACAATAAGACTGAGTTGGTATATCACTTAAGTAGCGATGAACCATGGCGGGCTACAATTGCATTACTTGATTCTCAAACAATGTTAAAAATGGGCTATAACGTTACCTTAATGTTAAGTATCGAGGGAGTTCAATTAGGTGTTAAGAATCCACATCAGTATCTTGGATTGAATCCATTAACCCAGAATGTTTCCAATTTTATGGATAAAGGAGGAAATGTAATCATATGTGAAGTGTGCTTAAAGATTGCAGGTTACAATAATACGGATATAATAGACGGATCAATCATAGGCTCACCTGCGATAATGGCTAATTTATTAAATAAAACTACTGTAGTAGATTACTGA